A genome region from Desulfobacterales bacterium includes the following:
- a CDS encoding nuclear transport factor 2 family protein: MKTFFLFLLILLTVACSHTQETSVTALEKQTNALVEEKNVIKTVNRLFVSTDNRDWEGVKACFADEVVLDMTSVMGGEPNKLTPQQIADGWAQGLKGLKAIHHQAGNYDVSLKADEADVFCYGIAFHYLPNVTGQNSRTFVGSYNFHLKKIGPVWKIDIFKYNLKFIDGNLELHKYVK; this comes from the coding sequence ATGAAAACCTTTTTCCTTTTTTTGTTAATCCTGCTTACGGTTGCATGTAGCCATACCCAGGAAACAAGCGTGACGGCGCTTGAAAAACAGACCAACGCTTTAGTTGAAGAGAAAAACGTCATCAAAACTGTCAACCGCCTGTTTGTCAGCACCGACAACCGGGATTGGGAAGGCGTCAAAGCCTGTTTTGCTGATGAAGTTGTGCTTGATATGACCTCTGTCATGGGCGGTGAGCCCAACAAATTAACGCCACAGCAAATAGCAGATGGCTGGGCCCAGGGACTTAAAGGGTTGAAAGCCATCCATCACCAGGCCGGCAACTACGATGTCTCCTTAAAAGCAGATGAGGCGGATGTTTTCTGCTATGGCATTGCCTTTCATTATTTGCCCAACGTCACAGGGCAGAACAGCCGTACCTTCGTCGGCAGCTATAATTTTCACCTGAAAAAAATCGGGCCTGTCTGGAAGATTGATATTTTTAAATACAACCTGAAATTCATTGACGGAAATTTGGAATTGCACAAATATGTCAAATAG
- a CDS encoding DMT family transporter: protein MDSNSMDSAQRLKSQTQQLTLLILVIGAVLISFTGVWVKVAHVAPNVSAFYRVFFGGAALLLAALYRRELRWFGLRHLLLSLLCGFLLGLDLWLYHYSIEYIGPGLGTILPNFQVFILAAVGVLFLKEPMRWIYLVSLPLAFVGLFMIVGVSWSDLQIQYRIGVYYGLAAAICYAGFLLSLRQLQADQMGTSFFYVLMMVSLTTAIFLGAEIVFRQTSFKIPDLQSLLALLALGLLSHTVGWILITNALPKVRASFSGLILLLQPTLAFVWDVLFFQRPTTLFNWLGVLIALAAIYLGMARQSTSSH from the coding sequence ATGGATTCCAATTCCATGGACAGCGCCCAACGCTTAAAAAGCCAGACGCAACAACTCACTTTGCTGATCCTTGTCATCGGAGCTGTGCTGATCAGTTTTACCGGTGTCTGGGTTAAGGTGGCCCATGTGGCGCCAAATGTTTCCGCCTTCTACCGGGTTTTTTTCGGTGGCGCTGCTTTGCTGCTGGCGGCACTGTATCGTCGTGAGCTGCGCTGGTTCGGTCTGCGCCATCTATTGTTGAGTCTGCTATGCGGTTTTCTGCTGGGCCTGGACCTGTGGCTGTATCATTACAGCATTGAATACATCGGCCCGGGGCTGGGCACGATTCTGCCGAACTTTCAGGTGTTCATTCTGGCCGCGGTCGGGGTGCTGTTTTTAAAGGAGCCGATGCGATGGATTTACCTGGTATCCTTGCCCCTTGCTTTTGTGGGTCTGTTTATGATCGTTGGGGTTAGCTGGTCCGACCTGCAAATCCAATATCGCATCGGCGTTTATTACGGCCTGGCGGCAGCGATTTGCTATGCGGGATTTTTGCTGTCGCTTCGTCAACTGCAGGCTGACCAGATGGGCACTTCTTTTTTTTATGTGCTGATGATGGTCTCATTGACCACGGCCATCTTTTTAGGGGCAGAGATTGTCTTCAGGCAAACTTCATTTAAGATACCGGATCTGCAGAGCCTGTTGGCCCTGCTTGCCTTGGGCCTGCTCAGCCATACCGTCGGCTGGATTCTGATCACCAACGCCCTACCGAAAGTTCGCGCATCTTTTTCAGGCTTGATTCTATTGCTTCAGCCCACGCTGGCGTTTGTCTGGGACGTTTTGTTTTTTCAAAGACCGACCACCCTGTTCAACTGGCTGGGTGTGCTGATTGCCCTGGCGGCCATATATCTGGGCATGGCCCGACAATCGACCAGCAGTCATTAA
- a CDS encoding DnaJ domain-containing protein: MNKPSEKFVNYYELLEVDPQAGPQEIKQAYLKQVKLWHPDKNRDRTAQAEEKTKVLNQAYHVLSDTEGRKNYDRMLRFTRGKDFTEFINDDAIRNKLNKAYPSLRKVLENVAELYALFKDAVKGEYKLHSANIAMIGGGLLYFILPADLIPDFIPLVGYLDDLAVLTTIMNSLKGEINAYRTWRKTGLKGQFQK; the protein is encoded by the coding sequence ATGAACAAACCTTCTGAAAAATTTGTCAACTACTATGAGCTGCTGGAAGTGGATCCACAAGCCGGGCCCCAGGAGATCAAGCAGGCCTATCTCAAGCAGGTCAAACTATGGCACCCGGATAAAAATCGCGATCGTACGGCGCAGGCGGAAGAAAAAACCAAAGTGCTCAATCAGGCCTATCATGTACTGTCTGATACCGAAGGCCGCAAAAACTACGACCGCATGCTCCGATTTACAAGAGGCAAGGATTTTACAGAATTCATAAACGATGATGCCATTCGCAATAAACTCAATAAGGCTTACCCATCCTTAAGAAAGGTCCTTGAAAATGTTGCTGAGCTGTATGCGCTGTTCAAAGACGCGGTCAAAGGCGAATACAAACTGCACTCGGCCAATATTGCCATGATTGGCGGTGGCTTGCTGTATTTCATCCTACCCGCAGATCTGATCCCGGATTTCATTCCCCTGGTTGGGTATTTAGATGATCTGGCGGTCTTAACCACGATTATGAATTCGTTAAAGGGTGAAATAAATGCATATCGCACCTGGAGAAAAACCGGATTAAAGGGACAATTCCAAAAATAA
- a CDS encoding AMP-binding protein: MAELSGKTLIQSFLERVAERGQQIALREKDFGIWQNVTWNQYQSHVKHFALGLVRLGFKRGDHLSILSENCCEWLYASLGCISLGGVPLGVYPTSPYPEVHYVVKHSDSVIVVCEDQEQTDKVLQVLQDLPKLIKIIVKDMKGLRNYPKDNIISFQAVEVLGQELAEEQPDLFERQVQKGRAEDVCMMIYTSGTTGLPKGAMVNHRNIEATTLATSEALEADEKDSAVSYLPLCHVAEQIFSLYLPIHLGITVNFAESVATIQSDLREIAPTVFLGVPRIWEKLQNSITVKIEDSSWLKRWLFKWCMAIGYQVCDRRLAKKKIGAGLKLGRWTAYGLMFRALQNYVGLRKVRLCFSAAAKVSPEVLRFFHAIGIQAKEGYGMTECTGLSFIHMGDDIKLGTVGKPISCIAYQLGPDGELMKRGPSIFAGYYKNPEATEKTVVDGWLLTGDIAEVDEDGHLAIVDRKKDILITSGGKNIAPSLLENELKVSPYIKEAIILGDGRKFVSALIQIDFENTGKWATDQRLPYTNFKSLARLSEVRRMIQQEVDRVNERFARVENVRKFLLLTKELDHDDDEMTATMKVRRANIYEKFAEEIEQIYGKVVSNL, translated from the coding sequence ATGGCTGAGCTGAGCGGTAAAACCCTGATACAGTCATTTTTAGAGCGTGTCGCCGAGCGCGGCCAGCAGATCGCTCTGCGGGAAAAGGATTTTGGCATCTGGCAAAACGTCACCTGGAATCAATATCAGTCGCATGTGAAGCATTTCGCGCTGGGGCTTGTGCGCTTGGGTTTCAAGCGGGGCGATCATCTATCGATCCTCAGTGAGAATTGCTGCGAATGGCTATACGCCAGTCTGGGCTGCATCAGCTTGGGCGGTGTGCCCCTGGGGGTCTACCCCACCAGCCCATACCCGGAAGTCCATTATGTTGTCAAACACTCTGATTCGGTGATCGTGGTCTGTGAGGACCAGGAGCAGACCGACAAGGTTCTGCAAGTTCTGCAGGATCTTCCCAAGCTTATAAAAATCATCGTCAAAGACATGAAGGGATTGAGAAATTATCCGAAAGATAACATCATCTCCTTTCAAGCCGTGGAAGTGCTGGGCCAGGAACTGGCTGAGGAGCAGCCGGATCTTTTTGAGCGCCAGGTACAAAAAGGGCGTGCCGAAGATGTTTGCATGATGATTTACACCTCGGGCACCACCGGCCTGCCCAAAGGGGCCATGGTCAACCACCGCAACATCGAAGCCACTACCCTGGCGACATCCGAGGCTCTGGAAGCTGATGAAAAAGACAGCGCGGTGTCTTATCTGCCTCTATGTCATGTCGCTGAGCAGATTTTCAGTTTGTACCTGCCGATCCATTTAGGGATTACGGTCAACTTTGCCGAAAGTGTGGCCACCATCCAGAGCGATCTTCGGGAGATTGCACCCACCGTTTTCCTTGGCGTTCCCCGTATCTGGGAAAAACTTCAAAACTCCATAACCGTTAAAATTGAGGATTCCAGTTGGCTTAAACGCTGGCTCTTTAAGTGGTGCATGGCTATCGGGTACCAGGTATGTGACCGGCGATTGGCCAAAAAGAAAATCGGTGCGGGCTTGAAGCTGGGCCGATGGACGGCCTATGGGTTGATGTTTCGGGCGCTGCAAAACTATGTGGGTCTTCGCAAGGTGCGCCTGTGTTTTTCGGCGGCAGCCAAGGTCAGCCCGGAAGTGCTGCGTTTTTTTCACGCCATCGGCATCCAGGCCAAGGAAGGATACGGCATGACCGAATGCACCGGCCTGTCTTTCATCCATATGGGCGATGATATAAAGCTGGGAACGGTCGGCAAGCCGATCAGCTGCATCGCCTATCAACTCGGTCCGGACGGGGAATTGATGAAGCGAGGGCCGAGCATCTTTGCTGGCTACTATAAAAATCCCGAGGCCACTGAGAAAACAGTAGTGGATGGATGGCTTTTGACAGGTGATATCGCAGAGGTGGATGAAGACGGGCACCTGGCCATTGTGGACCGCAAAAAAGATATCTTGATTACCTCGGGGGGGAAAAACATCGCCCCGTCTTTGCTGGAGAACGAACTTAAAGTCAGCCCGTACATCAAGGAGGCGATTATACTGGGCGATGGCAGAAAATTCGTTTCCGCTCTGATCCAAATCGACTTTGAAAATACGGGCAAGTGGGCTACAGATCAGCGCCTGCCCTATACCAATTTTAAATCTTTGGCCCGTTTGTCCGAAGTTCGCAGGATGATTCAGCAAGAAGTGGACCGAGTCAATGAGCGTTTCGCGCGGGTGGAGAATGTGCGCAAGTTTTTGCTGCTGACCAAAGAACTGGATCATGATGATGATGAAATGACGGCGACCATGAAGGTCAGACGCGCCAATATTTATGAAAAATTTGCTGAAGAGATCGAGCAAATTTACGGAAAGGTGGTTTCAAACCTTTAA
- a CDS encoding ABC transporter ATP-binding protein yields the protein MVSQGDGLTPILEVNNIEVIYNNVILVLKGLSLQVPEGAIVALLGSNGAGKSTTLKAISGLLPLEDGEITEGSIHYRGKSLAGLAPHKIVRRGIFQIMEGRHIFEDLTVEENLTCGAYTRKDRSGVSRDLDKCFAYFPVLKKRMKQTAGYLSGGEQQMLAISRALLAQPRLMMLDEPSMGLAPLLVDEIFEIIRQINQNEGTTMLLVEQNAQMALEISSYGYIMENGRVVLDGPVDLLLNDRDVQEFYMGVGHTDSKSSYRDVKHYKRRKRWLS from the coding sequence ATGGTATCACAGGGGGATGGTTTGACGCCCATTCTGGAAGTCAACAATATCGAAGTCATTTACAACAATGTGATCCTGGTATTAAAGGGTCTTTCCCTGCAAGTTCCGGAGGGCGCCATTGTGGCGCTGCTGGGATCTAACGGGGCTGGCAAATCCACTACCCTCAAGGCGATCAGCGGACTTTTACCTCTGGAAGACGGCGAGATTACCGAAGGCAGTATTCATTACCGGGGAAAGTCTCTGGCAGGTCTGGCACCGCACAAAATTGTGCGCCGCGGAATTTTTCAAATCATGGAAGGGCGGCACATCTTCGAGGATCTGACCGTCGAGGAAAATTTAACCTGTGGGGCTTACACCCGTAAAGACCGCAGCGGCGTCAGTCGAGACCTGGACAAGTGCTTTGCCTATTTTCCGGTCTTAAAAAAGCGCATGAAGCAAACAGCCGGATACTTGAGCGGCGGCGAGCAGCAGATGCTGGCCATCAGCCGGGCGCTTTTAGCCCAGCCCCGGCTGATGATGCTCGACGAACCCTCCATGGGCCTGGCGCCCTTGCTGGTCGATGAGATCTTTGAGATCATTCGCCAGATCAATCAAAATGAAGGCACCACCATGCTGCTGGTGGAGCAGAATGCGCAGATGGCCCTGGAGATCAGCTCATATGGCTATATCATGGAAAACGGCCGGGTGGTTCTGGATGGCCCGGTGGATCTTTTGCTCAACGATCGCGACGTGCAGGAGTTTTATATGGGCGTGGGCCATACCGACAGCAAGAGCAGCTACCGCGATGTCAAGCACTACAAGCGGAGGAAACGATGGCTGAGCTGA
- a CDS encoding ABC transporter substrate-binding protein produces MKHVRILMALTLMLFLFGSAGNVIAADVIKVGACQPITGRFAFAGKHLNAGLMDSLNYANEQGGVGGMKFKYIYEDTGYDLKRAIASFKKMMAQDKPAMMYGESTGQGKALAPEINNRYKVLYGSTSFSEELSVREKNPYIFVSGPTYAQQFGVLLKYIAKNPKKKGVAPRVAFFYSDTEFGRDPIPFARKLAKELGIEVVAEEVTKVGAVDVTSQLLDLKRKKPDYCIFQGYVVSPIPEVITGAKDFGLDITFMGTFWAMSKMLLDKLGPDGEGYMGVSPYAYYYMDDVPMIKNIKAYNQKHHPEVTYRPNSYLQGWFTGMVFVKLAQITHEKGLPITGENLKNAIPLVQKWDTGGLAGLVSFGDTNATAMGKVYRAKAGKFVSASDWIYLD; encoded by the coding sequence ATGAAACACGTTAGAATCTTAATGGCACTGACGTTGATGCTGTTTTTGTTCGGGTCAGCGGGGAATGTGATTGCAGCGGATGTTATCAAAGTGGGTGCTTGCCAGCCGATCACCGGCCGTTTTGCCTTTGCCGGCAAGCACCTTAATGCCGGACTGATGGATTCGTTAAATTATGCCAACGAGCAAGGTGGCGTGGGGGGCATGAAGTTTAAATACATCTATGAAGACACCGGTTATGATCTCAAGCGCGCCATTGCTTCTTTTAAAAAGATGATGGCTCAGGATAAACCGGCCATGATGTACGGCGAATCCACTGGCCAGGGAAAGGCCCTGGCGCCTGAGATCAACAATCGCTATAAAGTGCTTTACGGCTCAACCAGCTTCTCAGAAGAGCTTAGCGTCCGGGAGAAAAATCCCTACATCTTTGTCAGCGGGCCAACTTACGCCCAGCAGTTTGGTGTGCTGTTGAAATACATTGCCAAAAATCCCAAGAAAAAAGGTGTGGCGCCCAGGGTGGCATTTTTCTATAGCGATACCGAATTCGGGCGCGACCCGATTCCGTTTGCCCGCAAGCTGGCCAAAGAGCTGGGTATCGAAGTGGTCGCCGAAGAAGTCACTAAGGTCGGGGCCGTGGATGTCACCAGCCAGTTGCTGGATCTCAAGCGCAAAAAACCCGACTACTGCATATTCCAGGGCTACGTGGTTTCACCGATTCCGGAAGTGATCACCGGCGCCAAAGATTTCGGCCTGGATATCACCTTTATGGGCACTTTCTGGGCCATGAGCAAGATGCTGCTCGACAAGCTGGGCCCGGATGGGGAAGGCTATATGGGCGTATCACCTTACGCTTATTACTACATGGATGACGTGCCCATGATCAAGAACATCAAGGCCTACAACCAAAAGCACCACCCGGAGGTGACCTATCGGCCCAACTCTTACCTGCAGGGCTGGTTCACCGGAATGGTTTTCGTGAAGCTGGCTCAAATCACGCATGAAAAAGGTTTGCCGATCACCGGCGAAAATTTAAAGAACGCTATCCCGCTGGTCCAAAAATGGGATACCGGTGGCCTGGCCGGCCTGGTCAGCTTTGGCGACACCAACGCGACGGCCATGGGTAAGGTGTACCGGGCGAAAGCCGGGAAGTTTGTATCGGCGTCGGATTGGATTTATCTCGACTAA
- a CDS encoding branched-chain amino acid ABC transporter permease produces MRIGDFKDSYVADEAVFKTPTVRFWLGILFVALLLFPFVVGNYGLYMANLVGVAIVAAVGLNILTGFAGQISLGHAAFVGIGAYTAAILTTRLGVPFLLCLPLSGLSAAVFGLIVGGPSMRMKGLYLCIATLAAQVIFEFIFVHWESMTGGIRGINLPVPTVLGFSLDNEFKFYFVTLAVVVICVTLARNIFRTRVGRAFIAIRDRDISAELMGINLLHYKMYAFGISSFMAGVAGCLWVNFLRTVTPEHFPLMESIRYLAMIIVGGLGSVLGAILGAIFMTLVPEILKNTLSLMVDAFPQAMGYLFPLQQVVFGLLIVVFLVFEPHGLAEMWRRVKDYFRLWPFEY; encoded by the coding sequence ATGCGAATTGGAGATTTTAAAGATAGTTATGTCGCAGATGAAGCGGTTTTTAAAACACCCACGGTTCGTTTCTGGTTGGGTATTTTATTTGTGGCCCTTTTATTATTTCCCTTTGTTGTCGGCAATTACGGGTTGTACATGGCCAATCTGGTGGGCGTGGCCATTGTGGCGGCGGTGGGGCTCAATATTTTAACTGGTTTTGCCGGTCAGATCTCTCTGGGGCATGCGGCTTTTGTGGGTATCGGCGCTTATACCGCGGCGATTTTAACGACCCGGCTGGGGGTGCCTTTTTTACTGTGCCTGCCGTTATCCGGGCTGTCGGCCGCTGTTTTTGGTCTGATCGTCGGTGGGCCCTCAATGCGAATGAAGGGCTTATATTTATGCATTGCCACGCTGGCTGCCCAGGTTATCTTTGAGTTTATTTTCGTGCACTGGGAGTCCATGACCGGCGGTATTCGGGGCATCAACCTGCCTGTGCCAACTGTGCTGGGATTTTCGCTGGATAATGAATTTAAGTTCTATTTTGTGACCCTGGCGGTGGTGGTCATTTGTGTGACATTAGCGCGCAATATTTTTCGGACGCGTGTCGGTCGGGCTTTTATCGCCATCCGTGACCGGGATATTTCAGCCGAATTGATGGGCATCAACCTGTTGCACTATAAAATGTACGCCTTTGGCATCAGTTCTTTTATGGCCGGAGTCGCGGGGTGTCTGTGGGTTAACTTTTTAAGAACCGTGACCCCTGAACATTTTCCGCTGATGGAAAGTATTCGCTATCTGGCCATGATTATTGTCGGCGGGCTGGGCAGTGTGCTGGGCGCTATTTTGGGTGCCATATTCATGACCCTGGTGCCTGAAATACTCAAAAACACACTGAGCCTGATGGTGGATGCTTTCCCCCAGGCCATGGGCTATCTGTTTCCGCTGCAGCAGGTCGTTTTCGGTCTGCTCATTGTGGTGTTTCTGGTTTTCGAGCCCCATGGATTGGCTGAAATGTGGCGTCGTGTGAAAGATTATTTTCGGCTGTGGCCCTTTGAGTATTAG
- a CDS encoding branched-chain amino acid ABC transporter permease, producing the protein MDIFLQLLVSGFAVGGVYALIALGFVLIYKATSIINFATGEFMMIGAYFFYSFMVYLGLPAIPAFIGVMAGAALLGFTVERLVLRHMLGQPTISIVMVTIGLSSILMGIAEMVWGSDFRSFPAIVPRAPIIIGEIVIRSNLFYGFVLAVVVVIVFALLFKYAKVGIAMRATAADQSASFSMGINVKAMFTLSWAFGAVAATLGGIIIGNIGGVHPTLGHIGLKIFPVVILGGLDSIGGAVLAGFIMGIIENLAGGYLDPYFRGGVKDVAPFVVLVLILLIKPYGLFGKEEIERL; encoded by the coding sequence ATGGACATATTTCTACAATTGCTCGTTAGCGGTTTTGCGGTCGGGGGGGTTTACGCGCTAATCGCTCTGGGTTTTGTGCTGATATATAAGGCCACGAGCATCATCAATTTCGCAACCGGCGAATTCATGATGATCGGGGCCTATTTTTTTTATTCTTTTATGGTTTATCTGGGCCTGCCAGCCATCCCCGCTTTTATCGGTGTCATGGCCGGTGCTGCGCTGCTGGGCTTTACGGTTGAGCGCCTGGTATTGAGACACATGCTCGGGCAGCCCACCATCAGCATCGTTATGGTGACCATCGGTCTGAGTTCAATTTTGATGGGCATTGCCGAAATGGTGTGGGGATCTGATTTTCGCAGTTTTCCAGCGATCGTGCCCCGGGCCCCGATCATTATCGGTGAAATCGTCATCCGCTCCAACCTTTTTTACGGATTTGTTTTGGCGGTTGTGGTCGTGATTGTCTTTGCGCTGCTGTTTAAATACGCCAAAGTTGGCATCGCCATGCGCGCCACGGCCGCAGATCAAAGCGCTTCTTTTTCGATGGGTATTAACGTCAAGGCCATGTTTACGCTTTCCTGGGCTTTTGGGGCCGTTGCCGCCACCCTGGGCGGGATTATCATCGGCAACATCGGCGGCGTGCACCCTACCCTGGGGCATATCGGTCTTAAAATATTTCCGGTGGTTATTCTTGGCGGCCTGGATTCCATAGGCGGTGCTGTTTTGGCCGGTTTCATCATGGGCATCATCGAAAACTTGGCCGGCGGCTATTTGGACCCCTATTTTCGCGGTGGGGTTAAAGATGTGGCGCCGTTTGTTGTGCTGGTACTGATACTGTTAATCAAGCCATACGGTCTTTTCGGCAAAGAAGAAATCGAAAGGCTTTAG
- a CDS encoding ABC transporter ATP-binding protein: MSLLAVSNLSLSFGGLQVLSDVSFEVIPGEVFAIIGPNGAGKTSILNSISGFYHPDEGQISFDGQDITHMAAHRRAALGIGRTFQNIALYRGMSALDNIKLGAHSHLKTGLLASLCYWGPAHREEMALRRKVEEEIIDFLEIEAIRKLPVGSLAYGLQKRVELGRALAMRPKILLMDEPVTGMNAEETEDMARFILDINEERNMTIVLIEHDMKVIMDISDRVLVLNFGQKLAEGKPEDVQQHPEVIKAYLGEKKARNGHISTIAR; this comes from the coding sequence ATGAGCCTTCTTGCGGTCAGCAACCTCTCTTTATCTTTCGGTGGCCTGCAGGTTTTGTCCGATGTCAGCTTTGAGGTTATCCCGGGCGAAGTTTTTGCCATCATTGGACCCAACGGCGCCGGTAAGACATCCATTCTAAATAGCATCAGCGGTTTTTATCATCCCGACGAAGGACAAATTTCTTTTGACGGCCAGGACATCACCCACATGGCAGCGCATCGGCGCGCCGCCCTTGGCATCGGCCGTACTTTTCAAAATATCGCCTTGTATCGCGGCATGTCCGCTTTGGACAATATCAAACTCGGCGCCCATAGCCATCTGAAAACCGGTCTGCTGGCATCTTTGTGTTACTGGGGGCCGGCCCATCGGGAAGAGATGGCGCTCAGGCGCAAAGTCGAAGAAGAGATTATCGATTTTTTGGAAATCGAAGCCATCCGGAAGCTGCCGGTGGGATCATTGGCTTACGGTCTCCAAAAACGCGTCGAACTTGGCCGTGCGTTAGCAATGCGGCCGAAAATACTGTTGATGGACGAGCCGGTCACCGGCATGAATGCCGAAGAAACCGAAGATATGGCCCGGTTTATTCTGGACATCAATGAGGAGCGCAACATGACCATCGTGCTGATTGAGCACGATATGAAAGTGATCATGGATATCTCTGATCGGGTTTTGGTTCTCAACTTTGGCCAGAAACTGGCAGAGGGTAAGCCCGAGGATGTTCAACAGCACCCGGAGGTGATCAAAGCCTACCTGGGAGAGAAAAAGGCGCGCAATGGACATATTTCTACAATTGCTCGTTAG